The stretch of DNA GCGATGCCAACGAGAGGACTCCATGCCGTCAAGCAAGGCCGGCAATTGCGCCGGCTGGTCGTGGGCCACGCGCAGCAGGTCGGCCATGCGCCCGGCCAACAGGCGCAGGGGAATTTCCAGCACCTGGGTCTGGCGTACTTCGTACCAGATGCTGCTGGTCAGCAACTGCGAGGCCAGCACACCACCCACCAGGATCAGCACCATGCGCCCCTGCAGCGAGCGCGGCCACCAGCGGGTCATTCGCTGAGCACTGCGTCGACGGTGAGCATGTAGCCCTCGTTGCGCACGGTGCGGATCAAGGTCGGGTTGCGCGGGTCGTCACCCAGGTGCTGGCGCACGCGGCTGACGCACACGTCGATGCTGCGATCGAACGGCTCGCGCTCACGGTCGAACACGTGGTTGAGCAGGAAGTCGCGGCTCAGCGCGCGGTTGGGGTGCTGCAGCAGCAGGCGCAGCAGGCGGTAGTCGGAATTGCCCAGGCTGATCACCAGGCCCGCGGGCGAGCGCAACTGGCGCGTGGCGGTGTCCAGGCTCCAGCCGGCGAAGCGCAACCGGCCGGCTTCGTCGAGCCGGGCACGCTCGGGGAAGCTCTGGGTGCGGCGCAGCACCACCTTGATCCGCGCCAGCAGCTCACGTGGGTCGAATGGCTTGCCGAGGTAATCGTCGGCGCCCATCTCCAGGCCGACGATGCGGTCCACCAGGGTGCCGCGGGCGGTCAGCATGATCACCGGGATGTTGCTGCGCACGCGCAGCTCGCGGCACAGGCTCAGGCCGTCCTCGCCGGGCAGCATCAAGTCGAGCACCACCAGGTCGACCCGGTGTTCTTCCAGGCGCTTGCGCATCTCGCGACCCTCGGCCGCCACCGAGGTGCGGTAGCCGGCTTCATCCAGGTAGGTGGAGAGCAACTGACGGATCTCGGGGTCGTCGTCGACGATGAGGATGTGGTCGGGTTTGGTCATGCAAGGGCTCGTACGGGGGGCTCATGGCGCGTGAATGGAGGGCACCTTACACCGCGTCTGCTGGCGCGAATGTAACGGAATGTGTTGCAGGGCCGACGGCCTGCACGGCAATACATTTGCGGACACAAGCGGGCTGCTGGCCATCATTAGAATTCCGCAACACAAATGAGACTGATTTTCTTTAAGGAATTCACATGCCCCTCGCGTCCCTTCAGCGGCTGCCTGCGACCCTCGCGCCGGCCTTCGGCCTGGTGATCGGTGCCTGCGCAGCTTCTGCTTTTGCCGACAACCAGGCCCTCGACCTGCCCGCGACCCAGGTGAACGGTAAACAGGACCGCTACAAGGTCGACAGCGTGACCTCGAGCAAGATCACCACGCCGCTGCTGGACGCACCACAGAGCATCAGTGTAGTGCCACGCGCCGTGCTCGATGAGCAGAACGCCCAGAGCCTGCAGGACGTGCTGCGCAATGTGCCGGGCATCACGTTCATGTCTGGCGAGGGCAACCTGGGCTGGGGCGACCTGTTCTCCATCCGTGGCTTCGCCGCCGAGCAGAGCATGACCGTCGACGGTGTGCGCGACGCCGGCATGGCCAGCCGCAACGACACCTTCAACCTGGAACAGGCCGAGGTATACAAGGGCACGGGCTCGGTGGAGTCGGGCGTGTCCGCCGTCGGCGGCAGCGTCAACCTGGTCAGCAAGCGTGCGCACCTGGGCGATGCCGGCAAGCTCTCGGCCGGTATCGGCACCGACAACTACAAGCGCCTGACCGCCGACATCAACCGCCAGCTCAACGACACCACCGCCGTGCGCATCAACCTGATGAAGCACTACAACGCCGTGGCCGAGCGCGACGAGGTGGACTACGACCGCTGGGGCTTCGCCACGTCGTTCGGCTTTGGCCTGGGCACCGACACCCGGCTGTGGCTCGACGCCTTCTACCAGAAAGACAAGAACACCCCCGACGGTGGCGTGCCGATCCAGCGCGGCACCAACGGCAAGCGCATGCCCGGGGTGTCCCGCGACGCCTGGTATGGCGATTCCAGCCTTTACACCCAGCGCAGCGAAACCCGCTCGCTGACCGGCCTGTTCGAGCACGACTTCAGCGACGACCTGACCCTGCGCAACCAGCTGCGCTGGCAGCAGACTGACAACTGGGCGGTGCTGTCGCCGGCGCGCTTCATCGCGGCCGACGCCGATGGCAACAAGACCTGCACCGGCACCCGCTGCGCCAGCCTGGGCTATGTCGGCGTCGGCGGGCTGAGCTCGATCAACGGCATCAACGCCTACACCGACTACGCCAACAGCAGCAGCGGTTACGGCTACCTGCGCGGCAGTGATTTCGGCCAGTCCAAGCGCTACGAGATCATCGACAACCAGACCGACCTGCGTTTCAACCTCGACACCGGTGGCATCCACCACGAGGCGGTGACCGGCATCGAGCTGTACCGCGAGACCTATGGCGGCTTGCACAAGACCCTGGACGTGCCGGCCGGCGACATGTTCTTCGACCTGTCCGACCCGTCGCACCATTTCGCTTCCACCAGCACCGACAAGGGCTACGGCGACCCGCGCAGCGTGGTCAAGGATGCCGCGCTGTACGTGTCCGACACCATGACCCTGAGCCCGCAATGGCAACTGCTTACGGCCCTGCGCTACGACCACTGGCAGGTCGACACCGATCGTTCGACTGGCAGCAGCAGTACCCGTGACGATGCCTTTGGCGGCCGCCTCGGCCTGGTCTACAAGCCGCTGCCCAATGGCAGCATCTACGTGTCCTACAGCCAGGCGGCGCAACCGTCGGCAGTGGGCGCCAGCACCAACAACCAGATCTACGGCGCGGCCAGCACCGAAGACTACAAACCGGCGGTGTCAAAAACCTACGAGCTGGGCACCAAGTGGGAGCTGTTCGACGAGCGCGTGAACCTCACCGCCGCGCTGTTCCGCACCGAGCTGGAAGACAGCTGGGAATACACCGAAGGCGAAAGCGCGCCGGTGCGTTCATTGCCGGCCAAGCGGGTGGACGGCATCGAACTGGGCCTGCAGGGCCAGCTTACCGAGCGTTGGTCGGCCTACGCCGGTTTCGCGGCAATGAAGAGCCGCCAGACCAAGGGCGACAACAAGGGCGAGGAGGCCAAGAACGTTCCCGACCTGACCGCCAACCTGTGGACCACCTACGACCTCACCGACCAGCTCAGCGTCAGTTACGGCGCCGACTATGTGGGCCGACGCCGCTACAGCGACAACAAATACGTCGGTGGCCTGAACAACAACAGCAGCTATGCCAACGGCTCGGCCGGGGTCTACACGATCTACACCCGTGACCACGAAAAGGCGCCGTCTTACTGGCTGCACAGCCTGGCCGCGCGCTACAAGGTCGACAGCCAGACCACGGTCAACCTCAACGTTTCCAACCTGTTCAACAAGTTCTACTACAGCCGTGTCGGCGCATCCCTCGATGGCTTCCAGCTGTACGGCATTCCGGGGGCCGGGCGCACCCTGACCGCCAGCGTGGACTACAGCTTCTGATGCTGGTGGAAATCGACCGGCTGTTCAGTGCCGATGAACTGGATGCCCTGCGCCGGCAATTGCTGGCGCAACCCTGGGTCGACGGCAAGGCCACTGCCGGCGTGCAGTCGGCCCAGGCCAAGCACAATCGCCAGCTGGACGAGGACGACCCGGTCGCCCGCCAGCTCGGCGGGCTGATCTTGCAGCGGCTGTCGGACAACCCGCTGTTCATGTCTGCCGCCTTGCCCAAGCGCATTTACCCGCCGCTGTTCAACCGCTATGGCGAGGGCGAGGGTTTTGGCTTTCACATCGACAACGCCATCCGCGGCATCAAGGGCGTGCGCGAACGGGTGCGCACCGACCTGTCGGCGACCTTGTTCCTCACCGAGCCCGACAGCTACGACGGTGCGAGCTGGTGATCCGCGACACCTTTGGCGAGCGCCAGGTCAAGCTGCCGGCTGGCCACCTGGTGCTGTATCCGGGCAGCAGCTTGCACCGGGTGCAGCCAGTGACCCGTGGCGAGCGCCTGGCCGCGTTCTTCTGGGTCGAGAGCCTGGTACGCGAAGACAGCCAGCGCAGCCTGTTGCTGGACATGGACGTGGCCATTCAGCGCCTCACCGCCCAAGGGGCCGACACGGGTTCGTTGCTCGAGTTGACCGGGGTCTATCACAACCTGCTCCGTCGCTGGGGCGATACCTGACCATGGGAATCTTGCAATGAATCGTCAACGATCCTGGCGGCGTCTGCTGCCTTTGCTGCTGGTGCTCGGCGCCTGTTTGGGCATCGCCTGCAACGCCAGCGCCGTGGAAGTGACCGACGTGCTCGGGCGCAAGGTCGAAGTCGACCACGCGCCGCAGCGCATTGTGCTGGGCGAAGGGCGGCTGTTCTTCGCCTTGGCGCTGCTCGACCGCGACAACCCGTTCCAGCGGGTGGTCGGCTGGCAGAACGACATGCGCCTGCTCGACCCTCACACCTACGAGGTCTACGCCAAGCTGTACCCGCAGATGGCCAAGCTGCCATTGATCGGCCAGGCCTCCGAGCAGAGC from Pseudomonas putida encodes:
- a CDS encoding response regulator, whose product is MTKPDHILIVDDDPEIRQLLSTYLDEAGYRTSVAAEGREMRKRLEEHRVDLVVLDLMLPGEDGLSLCRELRVRSNIPVIMLTARGTLVDRIVGLEMGADDYLGKPFDPRELLARIKVVLRRTQSFPERARLDEAGRLRFAGWSLDTATRQLRSPAGLVISLGNSDYRLLRLLLQHPNRALSRDFLLNHVFDREREPFDRSIDVCVSRVRQHLGDDPRNPTLIRTVRNEGYMLTVDAVLSE
- a CDS encoding TonB-dependent receptor, whose product is MPLASLQRLPATLAPAFGLVIGACAASAFADNQALDLPATQVNGKQDRYKVDSVTSSKITTPLLDAPQSISVVPRAVLDEQNAQSLQDVLRNVPGITFMSGEGNLGWGDLFSIRGFAAEQSMTVDGVRDAGMASRNDTFNLEQAEVYKGTGSVESGVSAVGGSVNLVSKRAHLGDAGKLSAGIGTDNYKRLTADINRQLNDTTAVRINLMKHYNAVAERDEVDYDRWGFATSFGFGLGTDTRLWLDAFYQKDKNTPDGGVPIQRGTNGKRMPGVSRDAWYGDSSLYTQRSETRSLTGLFEHDFSDDLTLRNQLRWQQTDNWAVLSPARFIAADADGNKTCTGTRCASLGYVGVGGLSSINGINAYTDYANSSSGYGYLRGSDFGQSKRYEIIDNQTDLRFNLDTGGIHHEAVTGIELYRETYGGLHKTLDVPAGDMFFDLSDPSHHFASTSTDKGYGDPRSVVKDAALYVSDTMTLSPQWQLLTALRYDHWQVDTDRSTGSSSTRDDAFGGRLGLVYKPLPNGSIYVSYSQAAQPSAVGASTNNQIYGAASTEDYKPAVSKTYELGTKWELFDERVNLTAALFRTELEDSWEYTEGESAPVRSLPAKRVDGIELGLQGQLTERWSAYAGFAAMKSRQTKGDNKGEEAKNVPDLTANLWTTYDLTDQLSVSYGADYVGRRRYSDNKYVGGLNNNSSYANGSAGVYTIYTRDHEKAPSYWLHSLAARYKVDSQTTVNLNVSNLFNKFYYSRVGASLDGFQLYGIPGAGRTLTASVDYSF